One stretch of Chryseobacterium sp. LJ668 DNA includes these proteins:
- a CDS encoding efflux RND transporter periplasmic adaptor subunit → MKKKFTWKKAIYIVLGLLFALALFSGISYLVTSNSKESEAFLTRKPTVQNMDDKVMATGKIIPKEEIEIKPNIAGIIDKILVDEGDRVEAGQLIATVKIIPNIAEVNNAQQEVLNSQLQISNARMNVDNMQKQFAMQQKLYTQGVISKQEYLNSQQQLFSTQQGLKNANQQLQTAQKRLQIVKTGATPELQGLATTQIRSKAAGTVLEVPVKVGSQVIEANSFNAGTTICSIANLNSLIFQGEIDEAQAGKLKQGMDMNIVIGALQNKTFPGRLTMIAPKGKDTNGTIKFPVEADVNNPNNEYIRAGFSANGEIVLSSQKNALLIDESLVQYEKSNGKDKSFVEVKQPDGKFKKVFVKLGASDGIKVQILSGINKNAEIKVWNPSDKDKEELKEKSKK, encoded by the coding sequence ATGAAAAAGAAGTTCACCTGGAAAAAAGCCATTTATATCGTATTGGGACTCTTATTTGCGCTTGCATTATTTTCGGGAATCAGTTATTTGGTTACATCAAATTCTAAAGAAAGTGAAGCTTTTCTTACCAGAAAACCAACCGTTCAGAATATGGACGATAAAGTGATGGCTACGGGGAAAATTATTCCTAAAGAGGAAATTGAAATAAAACCAAATATCGCAGGAATTATCGATAAAATTTTAGTTGATGAAGGAGACAGGGTAGAAGCCGGACAGCTGATTGCGACAGTGAAAATTATTCCCAATATCGCTGAAGTAAACAATGCTCAGCAGGAAGTTCTTAATTCCCAGCTTCAGATCAGCAATGCCAGAATGAATGTTGATAACATGCAAAAGCAATTTGCGATGCAGCAGAAATTATATACTCAAGGTGTAATTTCAAAGCAGGAATATCTGAATTCTCAACAACAGTTATTTTCTACACAGCAAGGCCTGAAAAATGCCAATCAGCAGCTTCAGACCGCTCAGAAGAGATTACAGATTGTTAAAACCGGTGCTACTCCGGAACTACAGGGCTTGGCAACAACTCAGATTCGATCAAAAGCTGCAGGAACAGTACTTGAGGTTCCCGTGAAAGTAGGAAGTCAGGTAATTGAAGCCAATTCTTTTAATGCCGGAACGACCATCTGTTCTATTGCCAATTTAAATTCCTTAATTTTTCAAGGTGAAATTGATGAAGCGCAGGCTGGAAAGTTAAAACAAGGAATGGATATGAATATCGTAATTGGTGCTTTGCAAAATAAAACTTTCCCGGGAAGACTTACGATGATTGCACCAAAAGGGAAAGATACCAACGGAACCATTAAATTTCCTGTAGAAGCAGATGTCAATAATCCGAATAATGAATATATAAGAGCAGGATTTTCGGCAAACGGTGAAATTGTTTTAAGTTCACAGAAAAATGCCCTTCTGATCGACGAATCTTTGGTACAGTACGAAAAAAGCAACGGGAAAGACAAATCTTTTGTTGAAGTGAAGCAACCTGACGGAAAATTTAAAAAAGTATTTGTAAAACTAGGTGCAAGTGATGGAATAAAGGTGCAGATATTGTCCGGGATAAACAAAAATGCTGAGATCAAAGTCTGGAATCCATCAGACAAAGACAAAGAAGAGCTGAAAGAAAAATCTAAAAAATAA
- a CDS encoding ArsR/SmtB family transcription factor produces the protein MGLTKTEIFTDKQNRLAIVFKVLGHPARIAILQHIINQKACICNDLVEELGLAQATISQHLKELKNIGIIKGSIEGKSVCYCIDDKVWGTIQDELILFFTHNAPSNSCC, from the coding sequence ATGGGACTTACAAAAACCGAAATTTTTACCGACAAGCAAAACAGATTGGCAATAGTTTTCAAAGTTTTGGGACATCCTGCAAGAATCGCAATTCTGCAGCATATCATTAATCAAAAAGCATGCATCTGTAATGATCTTGTGGAAGAACTGGGTTTGGCACAGGCAACAATTTCCCAGCATTTAAAAGAACTGAAAAATATTGGAATCATCAAAGGTTCAATCGAAGGAAAATCAGTTTGCTACTGTATTGATGATAAAGTTTGGGGTACAATTCAGGATGAATTGATTTTGTTTTTTACTCATAATGCACCATCAAACTCCTGTTGCTAG
- a CDS encoding DUF6428 family protein — translation MKLSAIKDILPTLENVEFQLENGIMVPEHFHVTEVGQITKNFIDCGGVIRLEKVVSFQLWNADDFQHRLKPQKLLNIIQLSEEKLEIEDSEIEVEYQSSTIGKYDLEFNGKNFVLINKTTACLAQDACGIPQEKQKLNLSNIRSQNAECTPNSGCCS, via the coding sequence ATGAAATTATCAGCCATCAAAGACATTCTGCCGACATTAGAAAATGTAGAATTTCAATTAGAAAATGGAATAATGGTTCCGGAGCATTTTCACGTGACAGAAGTAGGACAGATCACAAAAAACTTCATCGATTGTGGCGGTGTGATTCGCTTAGAAAAAGTGGTCAGCTTCCAATTATGGAATGCAGACGATTTTCAGCATCGTCTTAAACCGCAGAAGTTATTAAACATTATCCAACTTTCAGAAGAAAAATTAGAGATCGAAGATTCTGAAATTGAAGTAGAATATCAAAGCAGTACAATCGGAAAATACGATTTAGAGTTTAACGGAAAAAACTTTGTTTTAATTAACAAAACTACGGCTTGTCTGGCTCAAGATGCCTGCGGAATTCCACAGGAGAAACAAAAATTAAATCTCAGCAATATCAGGAGTCAGAATGCTGAATGTACCCCAAATTCAGGATGTTGCTCATGA
- a CDS encoding arsenate reductase ArsC produces MKKKILVLCTGNSCRSQIAHGFLKTFAESKAEVYSAGIETHGVNPKAIATMKEAGIDISDHTSNAIDEYKNIDFDFVITVCDNAKESCPYFPTTAKMFHYNFSDPAKASGTTDEIKEQFSIVREEIKKYCKEFIDQNL; encoded by the coding sequence ATGAAAAAGAAAATATTGGTACTTTGTACAGGAAACAGCTGTCGTAGCCAGATTGCTCATGGTTTTCTTAAAACTTTCGCAGAAAGCAAAGCAGAAGTCTACAGTGCCGGAATCGAGACTCACGGGGTCAATCCCAAAGCAATTGCAACAATGAAGGAAGCGGGAATTGATATTTCTGATCATACTTCAAATGCGATTGATGAATATAAAAATATAGATTTCGATTTTGTAATCACAGTATGTGATAATGCTAAAGAAAGCTGTCCGTATTTTCCTACCACTGCAAAAATGTTTCATTATAATTTTTCTGATCCTGCTAAAGCTTCAGGAACAACAGATGAAATAAAGGAACAATTCAGCATAGTAAGGGAAGAAATCAAAAAGTATTGTAAAGAATTTATTGATCAGAATTTATGA
- the glyA gene encoding serine hydroxymethyltransferase: MDIIFDLIEKERERQSHGLELIASENFVSENVMKAMGSVLTNKYAEGYPGKRYYGGCEVVDEVETLAIDRAKQLFGVDYVNVQPHSGSQANAAIYLAVLKPGDKIMGMDLSMGGHLTHGSAVNFSGIQYDVVSYGVQQETGLIDYDQMREVALREKPKMLIAGFSAYSRDLDYAKFREVADEIGATLWADIAHPAGLVAKGLLHNPFEHCHVVTTTTHKTLRGPRGGMIMMGKDFENTYGHKTPKGEIKQMSQVLDSAVFPGIQGGPLEHVIAGKAVAFAEAIDDQFLTYAKQVQANAQALSKAMVGLGFDIVSGGTDNHLMLVDLRNKGVNGKETEKALVKADITCNKNMVPFDDKSPFTTSGIRLGTAAITTRGLKENDMNTIAELISEVVDNIKNEETISEVRKKVNELMEGKALFNY; this comes from the coding sequence ATGGACATTATTTTTGACCTTATCGAAAAAGAGAGAGAAAGACAATCCCACGGATTAGAGCTTATTGCTTCAGAAAACTTTGTTTCTGAAAATGTAATGAAAGCGATGGGAAGTGTGCTGACCAACAAATATGCAGAAGGGTATCCGGGAAAGAGATATTATGGAGGTTGTGAAGTTGTAGATGAGGTTGAAACGTTGGCGATTGACAGAGCAAAGCAGCTTTTCGGAGTTGATTATGTAAATGTTCAGCCGCATTCCGGTTCTCAGGCAAATGCTGCAATTTATCTAGCAGTTTTGAAGCCGGGAGATAAAATCATGGGGATGGATCTTTCTATGGGAGGCCACCTTACCCACGGTTCTGCGGTGAATTTTTCAGGAATTCAGTACGATGTAGTTTCTTATGGCGTTCAGCAGGAAACAGGTCTGATCGATTATGACCAAATGAGGGAAGTGGCATTACGAGAAAAACCAAAAATGTTAATTGCAGGTTTCTCAGCGTATTCAAGAGATTTGGATTATGCAAAATTCAGAGAGGTTGCAGACGAAATAGGAGCAACACTTTGGGCAGATATTGCACACCCTGCAGGATTGGTTGCAAAAGGTTTATTACATAATCCATTCGAGCATTGCCATGTTGTAACAACAACTACTCATAAGACGCTAAGAGGTCCAAGAGGCGGAATGATCATGATGGGTAAAGATTTTGAAAACACATACGGTCACAAAACTCCGAAAGGAGAAATCAAACAGATGAGCCAGGTTCTAGACAGTGCTGTTTTCCCGGGAATCCAGGGTGGCCCTTTGGAGCATGTGATTGCTGGTAAAGCGGTTGCATTTGCTGAAGCGATTGATGACCAGTTCCTGACATATGCAAAACAGGTACAGGCCAATGCTCAAGCGTTATCAAAAGCAATGGTAGGGCTAGGTTTTGATATTGTAAGTGGCGGAACAGATAATCATCTGATGTTGGTAGACCTTAGAAATAAAGGCGTAAACGGAAAAGAAACCGAGAAAGCTTTGGTAAAAGCAGATATCACTTGCAATAAAAATATGGTTCCGTTTGATGATAAGTCTCCGTTCACCACTTCCGGGATCAGACTGGGAACTGCGGCGATTACAACAAGAGGTCTGAAAGAAAACGATATGAATACGATTGCGGAATTAATTTCCGAAGTGGTAGACAATATTAAAAACGAAGAAACAATCTCTGAAGTCAGAAAAAAGGTAAACGAATTAATGGAAGGAAAAGCCTTGTTCAATTATTAA
- a CDS encoding regulatory protein RecX, giving the protein MENEKKLFTFTEIKQKLVNYCVYQDRCHAEVEQKMREFVLIPEAKEEILLYLMKENYLNEERFTRSYIRGKFNIKHWGKTKIKIHLKQKGITEKLITKCFDEIDDEDYLNIIKKIYENYSSKLNGLSLYQKKSKTIKYLLSRGFEYDMILQVTDN; this is encoded by the coding sequence ATGGAAAACGAAAAGAAACTTTTCACTTTTACCGAAATTAAACAAAAATTGGTCAATTACTGCGTATATCAGGATCGCTGTCATGCCGAGGTGGAGCAGAAGATGCGGGAATTTGTATTGATTCCTGAAGCGAAAGAGGAAATTCTTTTATATTTAATGAAAGAAAATTATCTGAATGAAGAAAGATTCACCAGAAGCTATATTCGCGGAAAATTTAATATTAAACATTGGGGAAAAACAAAAATTAAGATTCATTTAAAGCAAAAAGGCATCACGGAAAAGTTAATAACTAAGTGTTTTGACGAAATTGATGATGAGGATTACCTAAACATAATTAAAAAAATATACGAAAATTACTCCTCAAAATTAAATGGATTATCATTATATCAGAAAAAATCAAAGACCATTAAATATCTCCTAAGCCGTGGTTTTGAGTACGATATGATCCTGCAAGTAACTGATAATTAA
- a CDS encoding T9SS type A sorting domain-containing protein, with protein MNLKLQKLSKMSAAFLMTLFSVWSWGQTAYLMSSGDKTWDLSGTWTVSGNTYTGTDANNWQSVGISGTGNEVTSGTRTTKSSATITTTTSGGLQKPSGTIQFLSTGSSATPEAVAIDLLLNFTGRKAETLSFDWAAIDNSNGTRPTSLRVFWSTNGTTFTELSAAQLLDKVSNNTGSITSIALPPEFNNTSTARIRFYNHAGTTATGSGNRDKFQIDNISVTSSILPPTWDGSQWVGGTPTASTDAVIAGNYNGAGFTAQSVTVNSTFTLTINSGQTVTTGNLTNNGAVIVNDGGNLIQTATGTYSGAGTFTVNKSGASAPSKYAFWSSPVASQNLTSIYGVGNTPSFITEYDTTTDYFVNAASTTSVVGKGYSIKTPAVANVSFAGTPNNGTQTYTLATTGSGHNLVGNPYPSNLNLDAFYTANTGRITNTFYFWDNTSNSVTTQGGTTSVNIGYATYNALTQAWAPAPNVVPVPTGNVANIGQGFFVQTVTTPTDTSLGFNNDMRVATTGTFFNKNNSSTEGKFWLRINSSYNTNNTFVVAYLSPASDAYDNYDSKAIATGSDAFYTMADAQKLLIQGKSAFDTDDVVPVGAKHFQTGNFVISLVQKEGVFNNGQAVYLHDKVAGTYTNLQNGTYSFSANSGEITNRFEIVYKLDVLATSEVEKNAFEVYKDGEDFVVRNDKNIETVMVFDAAGRKITQINAANSKLVRVKLDAKGMYILKAVSQGKEYSKKLIK; from the coding sequence ATGAATTTAAAACTACAAAAATTATCGAAGATGTCTGCGGCATTTTTGATGACTTTATTCTCAGTCTGGAGTTGGGGACAAACTGCTTATTTAATGTCTTCAGGGGATAAAACGTGGGACTTGTCTGGAACTTGGACAGTAAGTGGAAATACTTATACCGGAACAGACGCAAATAACTGGCAAAGTGTTGGAATTAGTGGTACTGGTAACGAGGTGACATCAGGAACAAGAACTACAAAATCGTCTGCGACAATCACTACGACAACATCTGGAGGTCTTCAGAAACCTTCAGGTACAATACAGTTCCTCTCTACTGGGTCAAGTGCCACTCCAGAAGCTGTGGCAATAGATTTATTATTAAATTTTACAGGTAGAAAAGCAGAGACTTTAAGTTTCGATTGGGCAGCAATAGATAATAGTAATGGAACACGTCCTACTTCCCTTAGAGTTTTTTGGAGTACTAATGGTACTACATTTACTGAATTATCTGCGGCTCAGTTATTAGATAAGGTAAGTAACAACACAGGTTCTATAACATCTATTGCACTTCCACCGGAATTTAATAATACTTCTACGGCTAGAATACGTTTTTATAACCATGCAGGTACTACTGCTACGGGTTCAGGAAATAGAGATAAATTTCAAATTGATAATATTTCTGTTACAAGTTCCATTTTACCTCCAACATGGGATGGATCTCAATGGGTAGGCGGAACACCAACGGCAAGCACAGATGCTGTAATTGCCGGTAACTACAATGGAGCAGGATTTACAGCTCAATCTGTTACGGTAAATTCTACTTTCACTTTAACCATTAATTCCGGGCAAACCGTTACTACCGGTAATCTTACCAACAACGGTGCGGTTATCGTAAATGACGGTGGAAATTTAATCCAGACTGCAACAGGAACTTATTCGGGTGCAGGAACTTTCACAGTGAACAAAAGCGGAGCAAGTGCGCCAAGTAAATATGCATTCTGGTCTTCTCCTGTGGCATCTCAGAATTTAACATCGATTTATGGTGTAGGAAATACGCCTTCATTTATAACAGAATACGACACAACCACAGATTATTTTGTGAATGCTGCTTCTACAACATCAGTTGTTGGTAAAGGATACTCTATCAAAACTCCTGCGGTTGCTAATGTATCATTTGCAGGAACACCAAACAATGGTACACAGACTTATACTTTAGCTACAACAGGGAGCGGACATAATTTGGTTGGGAATCCTTATCCTTCTAATTTAAATCTGGATGCTTTCTATACTGCAAATACAGGAAGAATTACAAATACATTCTATTTCTGGGATAATACAAGCAATTCTGTTACTACTCAGGGCGGAACTACTTCTGTAAATATCGGCTATGCAACCTATAATGCTTTAACTCAGGCATGGGCTCCTGCACCAAATGTTGTCCCTGTTCCTACAGGAAACGTTGCGAACATAGGACAAGGATTCTTTGTTCAGACAGTGACTACACCTACAGACACTTCTTTAGGCTTTAACAATGATATGAGAGTGGCAACTACAGGAACATTCTTTAATAAAAACAATTCATCTACAGAGGGTAAGTTTTGGTTGAGAATCAATTCTTCATACAATACAAACAATACATTTGTTGTTGCTTACTTATCTCCGGCTTCTGATGCCTATGATAATTATGACTCCAAAGCAATTGCAACAGGATCTGATGCGTTCTATACCATGGCAGATGCGCAGAAATTACTGATCCAGGGTAAATCAGCTTTTGATACGGATGATGTAGTACCTGTGGGAGCTAAGCATTTTCAGACTGGTAATTTTGTAATTTCTTTAGTTCAGAAAGAAGGGGTTTTTAATAATGGACAGGCTGTTTATCTTCACGATAAGGTTGCCGGAACTTATACCAATCTTCAAAATGGAACGTATAGCTTTAGTGCAAATTCCGGTGAGATTACCAACAGATTCGAGATCGTTTATAAATTAGATGTTCTAGCAACATCAGAGGTTGAAAAAAATGCTTTTGAGGTATACAAAGATGGTGAAGATTTTGTGGTAAGAAATGATAAGAATATAGAAACAGTAATGGTATTTGATGCTGCAGGGAGAAAAATTACACAGATCAATGCCGCCAATTCAAAACTGGTACGTGTAAAACTGGATGCTAAAGGAATGTATATTTTGAAGGCAGTTTCTCAAGGTAAAGAATATTCTAAAAAATTAATTAAATAA
- a CDS encoding polysaccharide biosynthesis protein, with the protein MLKKLNDAFTALYNGDNIVKLTELRYMPRWTVILIDLFIVLVSIFLSYFFLDRLHVKINFPNYIFEQRLLLIFVNITFMFVFKTYAGIIRHSTFFDFFKIILSSGSTLITILFLNYCTEFWMGESLYLYPNLFLYFLISVSMMFFFRMITKQFFNILIDFKGSSSKIRIAVVGVGDASVSLARAILHNPNYPYRLEGFLTKRSDSHKAVLLGQKIYNSDRFFRNRDLIKQFDAVLIIKEIMTKHELEEWMTLALDHGLKVLKAPTVSKMRDSDLVGGIRQLQIEDLLNRRPIKIENGDVIKRHAEKNVLVTGGAGSIGSEIVRQVAQFRPSLIVVLDQAESPLYELELELLEKFPSQNFKFVLADISNSYRLETLFETYQFSMVYHAAAYKHVPLIEENPHEAIFVNVLGTKNVALLSKKYKVNRFVMVSTDKAVNPTNVMGASKRTAELFVQSLQNSEGNSTKFITTRFGNVLGSNGSVIPHFKKQIEKGGPVTITHPDIIRYFMTIPEACELVLQAGTMGNGGEIYVFDMGEPVKILDLAKRMIKLSGFTPDEEIKIKFIGLRPGEKLFEELLSNDATTIPTHHEKIMISKDPTVRFDDIEILFKQIIKSAVKRDKVQVVTLLKKIVPEFISNNSEYEILDQKKLENTEDLAFENIE; encoded by the coding sequence ATGTTGAAAAAGCTTAACGACGCTTTTACTGCTTTGTACAATGGGGATAATATTGTGAAACTCACAGAGCTAAGGTATATGCCTAGGTGGACGGTCATACTTATTGATCTCTTTATTGTTTTAGTATCTATATTCCTCTCATACTTTTTTTTAGATAGGCTTCACGTTAAAATCAACTTTCCAAATTATATATTTGAGCAAAGACTTTTGCTGATTTTTGTAAATATAACATTTATGTTTGTCTTTAAAACCTATGCAGGTATTATCAGACATTCCACTTTTTTTGATTTTTTCAAAATAATATTATCTTCCGGTAGTACATTAATAACTATTTTATTTCTAAATTATTGTACAGAATTCTGGATGGGCGAATCTTTGTATCTGTATCCTAATCTTTTTTTATATTTTTTGATCTCTGTATCGATGATGTTCTTTTTCAGAATGATCACCAAACAGTTTTTTAATATTTTAATTGATTTTAAAGGCTCATCATCTAAAATTAGAATTGCAGTAGTTGGGGTAGGAGATGCATCAGTATCTTTAGCAAGAGCTATTTTACATAATCCTAATTATCCTTACCGTTTGGAGGGTTTTCTTACTAAAAGATCAGATTCTCATAAGGCTGTATTATTGGGACAAAAAATATATAACAGCGACCGTTTTTTCAGGAATAGAGATTTAATAAAACAATTTGATGCCGTTTTAATTATCAAAGAGATCATGACCAAACATGAGCTTGAAGAATGGATGACCTTGGCGCTAGATCATGGCTTAAAAGTCTTGAAGGCACCTACAGTAAGCAAAATGAGAGATTCAGATTTAGTAGGCGGTATCCGTCAGCTTCAGATTGAAGATTTACTAAACCGAAGACCCATTAAAATTGAAAATGGAGATGTCATCAAAAGACATGCTGAAAAGAATGTGTTGGTGACAGGTGGAGCGGGATCTATTGGCAGCGAAATTGTAAGACAGGTTGCGCAGTTCAGACCTTCTTTAATTGTAGTTCTGGATCAGGCAGAATCTCCGTTATACGAATTAGAATTAGAATTATTAGAAAAATTCCCGAGTCAGAATTTTAAATTTGTCCTGGCAGATATTTCCAATAGTTACCGTCTGGAAACATTGTTTGAAACCTACCAGTTTTCAATGGTTTACCATGCAGCAGCATATAAACATGTTCCTCTGATTGAAGAAAACCCGCACGAAGCGATCTTCGTTAATGTATTAGGAACAAAAAATGTGGCTTTGCTTTCAAAAAAATACAAAGTCAACCGTTTTGTAATGGTTTCTACCGATAAGGCAGTTAATCCCACCAATGTAATGGGGGCATCCAAAAGAACGGCAGAATTATTTGTGCAGTCTTTACAAAACTCAGAAGGTAATTCTACAAAATTCATCACTACCCGTTTTGGTAATGTATTGGGTTCAAATGGTTCTGTGATCCCACACTTTAAAAAGCAGATCGAAAAAGGGGGTCCTGTGACAATCACCCATCCCGATATTATCAGATATTTCATGACTATTCCTGAAGCTTGCGAATTGGTTTTACAAGCAGGAACTATGGGAAATGGAGGAGAAATTTACGTATTCGATATGGGTGAGCCGGTTAAGATACTAGATTTAGCCAAAAGAATGATAAAGCTATCGGGTTTCACCCCGGATGAAGAGATAAAAATTAAATTCATCGGGCTCAGACCGGGTGAGAAATTGTTTGAAGAGCTGTTAAGCAATGATGCTACCACAATTCCTACTCATCACGAAAAAATCATGATTTCTAAAGATCCAACTGTCAGATTTGATGATATTGAAATTTTATTCAAACAAATTATTAAATCTGCTGTAAAAAGAGATAAAGTACAGGTAGTGACTTTATTGAAAAAAATTGTCCCGGAGTTTATCAGTAACAATTCTGAATACGAAATTCTCGATCAAAAAAAATTAGAGAATACAGAAGATCTTGCTTTTGAGAACATAGAATAA